A window of the Xiashengella succiniciproducens genome harbors these coding sequences:
- the cbiB gene encoding adenosylcobinamide-phosphate synthase CbiB encodes MVESATISELLPWLLPLLLGYGADLLLGDPRHWPHPVKGFGHAIGKAESLLNRGSQRLLKGLLLVLVLVTTVFIALQYCTSLLALSPWLYYPAASLLVFWGLANRNLIDEVKAVDKALTNGGLPAGRRQLSMIVGRDTSRLDENQIRTAALETLSENLSDGVIAPLIYYLVGGLPLMWSYKMVNTLDSMLGYKSDRYRLFGRAAARLDDVANFVPARLTALLMVVVGGSPRALRFLFRYGHRHTSPNAGYPEAALAGILDLRFGGPATYHGRVHKKPWIGERSRVVSQKDLLRACAINQRSTLVMVILVVTVLLLQGGVLLP; translated from the coding sequence ATGGTTGAATCAGCAACAATAAGCGAATTACTGCCCTGGCTGCTGCCGCTGTTGCTGGGCTATGGGGCCGACTTGCTGCTGGGCGATCCGCGGCACTGGCCGCACCCGGTAAAGGGCTTTGGGCATGCCATCGGCAAGGCAGAAAGTCTGCTGAACCGCGGTTCGCAACGCCTGCTGAAGGGTCTGCTTCTGGTGCTGGTACTGGTAACGACCGTTTTCATCGCCCTGCAGTATTGCACGTCCCTGCTTGCCCTGAGTCCCTGGCTCTACTACCCCGCTGCCAGTCTGCTCGTATTTTGGGGACTGGCCAACCGCAACCTCATCGATGAAGTGAAGGCGGTAGACAAAGCCTTAACCAATGGGGGACTCCCCGCCGGTCGCCGCCAACTCTCCATGATTGTGGGTCGCGATACAAGTCGCCTCGACGAAAACCAAATCCGGACAGCCGCCCTGGAAACCCTGTCCGAAAATCTGAGTGATGGCGTTATTGCCCCGCTGATTTACTACCTGGTGGGTGGACTCCCCCTCATGTGGAGCTACAAAATGGTGAACACCCTCGATTCGATGTTGGGCTACAAAAGCGATCGCTACCGCCTCTTTGGGCGCGCCGCCGCCCGTCTCGACGATGTGGCCAACTTTGTCCCCGCCCGCCTCACCGCCCTGCTGATGGTAGTGGTCGGCGGCTCGCCCCGCGCCCTGCGCTTCCTCTTTCGCTACGGACACCGCCACACCAGTCCCAATGCCGGCTACCCCGAAGCCGCCCTGGCGGGCATCCTGGACCTACGCTTTGGAGGGCCCGCCACCTACCACGGACGGGTCCATAAAAAACCCTGGATCGGGGAACGATCCAGGGTCGTTTCGCAAAAAGATTTGCTTCGTGCCTGCGCCATCAATCAACGCAGCACCCTGGTGATGGTGATCTTAGTCGTGACCGTGCTGTTGTTGCAGGGTGGCGTTCTCCTCCCTTAA
- a CDS encoding NAD(P)/FAD-dependent oxidoreductase has product MTPNRKPRVVVIGGGFAGIQFVRQLDKRNFDVLLIDKVNHHQFQPLFYQVATSQIEPASISFPLRNIFHGNMSVQIRLTVVDRIDTEQKKVHTGIGSFAYDYLVIAAGCKTNFFGNNNIAKHVFTLKSSVDAIHIRNHILMTFERTITAPADQKAFYQTLVIVGAGPTGVELAGAFAEIRKNVLPKDYPRIDFSKFTIYLVEGSAHTLNNMSAASREASRRYLEKMGVKLLTSTFVKDYDGRTLQLSNGTSLEAKTVIWAAGVTGNKIEGLPREAEGPGNRIRVDRYNKVVGLEDVFAVGDIAYMETPKYPKGHPQVANVAINQARNLALNFTRRLKGRSLKEYEYKDLGSMATIGRNKAVVDFPFFRFKGFFAWVVWMFLHLMLILSVRNRLVIFINWAWLYLTKNTSLRLILMPEDKLREENATLQQQHGHD; this is encoded by the coding sequence ATGACACCAAACAGGAAACCACGTGTTGTAGTGATTGGAGGAGGTTTCGCCGGCATCCAGTTTGTGCGTCAACTGGATAAAAGAAATTTTGACGTATTGCTCATCGATAAGGTGAACCATCACCAGTTTCAGCCCTTGTTTTATCAGGTGGCCACTTCGCAGATAGAGCCGGCCAGTATCTCCTTTCCCTTGCGCAACATTTTTCACGGCAACATGAGTGTGCAAATTCGTCTGACGGTGGTCGATCGCATCGATACCGAACAGAAAAAGGTACATACGGGTATCGGGTCCTTTGCCTACGACTACCTGGTGATTGCAGCGGGTTGTAAGACCAACTTTTTTGGGAACAACAACATCGCCAAACATGTGTTTACCCTCAAATCGTCGGTAGATGCCATCCACATCCGCAACCACATTTTGATGACCTTTGAACGCACCATCACCGCTCCGGCCGATCAAAAAGCCTTTTACCAAACCCTGGTGATAGTGGGTGCGGGGCCCACCGGCGTTGAGCTGGCCGGTGCTTTTGCTGAGATTCGTAAAAACGTTTTGCCTAAGGACTATCCCCGCATCGATTTTTCCAAATTCACCATTTATCTGGTAGAGGGCAGTGCACATACGCTCAACAACATGAGCGCGGCCTCCCGGGAGGCCAGTCGCCGCTACCTCGAAAAAATGGGGGTAAAACTGCTGACTTCAACTTTTGTAAAGGATTACGACGGGCGTACGCTGCAACTGAGCAACGGCACCAGTCTTGAGGCCAAGACGGTGATCTGGGCCGCGGGGGTAACAGGTAATAAGATTGAAGGACTGCCCAGGGAGGCTGAAGGTCCAGGCAATCGTATCAGGGTTGATCGCTATAATAAGGTTGTTGGTCTTGAGGATGTATTTGCGGTAGGAGACATAGCCTATATGGAGACCCCAAAGTATCCCAAGGGGCATCCTCAGGTTGCGAATGTTGCAATTAACCAGGCCAGAAATCTGGCTCTCAACTTCACACGAAGATTAAAAGGCAGGTCACTTAAGGAGTATGAATACAAGGATCTCGGATCCATGGCTACTATCGGACGAAACAAGGCAGTGGTTGACTTTCCGTTCTTCAGATTTAAGGGTTTCTTTGCATGGGTTGTATGGATGTTCTTACACCTAATGTTGATACTAAGTGTACGCAACCGCCTTGTGATCTTTATCAACTGGGCATGGCTGTACCTGACTAAAAACACTTCGCTGCGTTTGATATTGATGCCGGAGGACAAGTTAAGGGAGGAGAACGCCACCCTGCAACAACAGCACGGTCACGACTAA
- a CDS encoding aspartate/glutamate racemase family protein translates to MKKIGLIGGLGPEATVDYYKAIIDSFKEGNSGDLNYPEMLIYSVNMEHFIGFVRRGNHKAATDYLIEATNALAKTGIDFIALTANTPHLFFDEIQKATAVPMLSIVEATARKAKALGLRRTGLIGTSFTMRSGFYSEVFNKYGIEIEIPDKDDIKYINDKLFSEIELGIFKEETREGLIEIIGKMKSQQNIEGVILGCTELPLILTQPEYHGIPSLNTTAIHVREIVEYCRK, encoded by the coding sequence ATGAAAAAAATTGGCTTAATCGGTGGTCTGGGTCCCGAAGCAACGGTCGACTATTATAAGGCCATCATCGATTCATTTAAGGAAGGCAACAGCGGAGATCTCAACTATCCCGAGATGCTGATATACAGTGTTAATATGGAACACTTTATCGGTTTTGTAAGAAGGGGCAACCACAAAGCAGCTACAGACTACCTGATTGAGGCAACTAATGCGCTTGCAAAAACAGGAATAGACTTTATAGCTCTTACAGCCAACACTCCACACCTCTTTTTTGATGAGATACAAAAAGCCACAGCAGTTCCTATGCTCAGCATAGTAGAAGCCACAGCTCGTAAGGCTAAGGCTTTGGGTTTAAGACGGACCGGACTGATAGGCACGTCATTCACTATGCGTTCCGGTTTCTACAGTGAGGTGTTTAACAAATACGGGATTGAAATTGAAATACCTGACAAAGACGACATTAAATACATCAACGATAAACTGTTTAGCGAAATAGAACTGGGCATCTTCAAAGAGGAGACCCGGGAGGGGCTAATAGAAATCATCGGGAAGATGAAAAGCCAGCAAAATATCGAAGGAGTAATTCTGGGTTGTACAGAACTCCCATTGATACTGACCCAACCGGAATACCATGGCATTCCCTCTCTCAACACTACAGCAATTCACGTCAGGGAAATTGTTGAATACTGCAGAAAGTAA
- the ung gene encoding uracil-DNA glycosylase: MTRVNINPHIEESWKQALSGEFQSPYFAQLKEFLIEERKSQIVFPPAPKIFAAFDTTPLEKVKVVILGQDPYHGPGQAHGLAFSVPEGIALPPSLQNIFKEISDDLGIRMSGKGNLEPWARQGVLLLNATLTVRAHQAGSHQKRGWELFTDAAIKAVSEKCEGVVFHLWGAYAQAKEGLIDKSKHYILKAPHPSPLSAHRGFMGCKHFSKTNEILVSQNKEPINWAL; this comes from the coding sequence ATGACACGGGTCAATATCAATCCCCATATCGAAGAAAGCTGGAAACAAGCCCTTTCGGGCGAGTTTCAGAGTCCCTATTTTGCACAGTTAAAAGAGTTTCTGATTGAGGAGCGAAAAAGCCAGATAGTCTTTCCTCCGGCACCAAAGATTTTTGCTGCATTCGACACCACCCCTCTTGAGAAGGTGAAGGTTGTAATCCTTGGACAAGACCCCTATCATGGTCCTGGGCAGGCTCATGGTCTTGCATTTTCTGTTCCTGAAGGTATTGCTCTACCACCATCTCTTCAAAATATATTCAAAGAAATATCTGATGACCTCGGCATTAGAATGTCTGGTAAAGGCAATCTGGAACCCTGGGCCAGACAGGGAGTGCTGCTACTCAACGCGACTCTGACTGTAAGGGCGCATCAGGCCGGATCACACCAGAAGCGTGGATGGGAACTCTTTACAGATGCGGCAATTAAGGCGGTGTCAGAAAAGTGCGAAGGGGTAGTCTTCCATCTCTGGGGAGCCTATGCTCAGGCAAAAGAGGGACTAATCGACAAGTCTAAACACTATATCCTCAAAGCACCTCATCCCTCTCCCCTATCTGCTCACAGAGGATTCATGGGCTGCAAGCATTTTTCTAAAACAAATGAGATACTTGTAAGCCAGAACAAGGAACCAATCAACTGGGCACTATAA
- a CDS encoding GNAT family N-acetyltransferase, whose translation MELKALQDKDIQLVGNWISKPHVFKWLCPGGAQVKEDWLDELKGRSTSHRHFRHFLAYIGDRPIGFCMYYDSFFEKEYILSHYGLEVDKPGQVFEIGYLIGEEKFLNKGYGKRMIVLIEELIKAEGGMLILADPSEENGASVRVLLAAGFQKYKDEDYRKYMIT comes from the coding sequence ATGGAATTGAAAGCTCTTCAGGACAAGGATATCCAACTGGTGGGCAACTGGATTAGCAAGCCTCATGTGTTCAAATGGCTGTGCCCCGGTGGGGCACAGGTTAAAGAGGACTGGCTTGACGAGTTAAAGGGGAGAAGCACTTCCCACAGACATTTCAGACATTTTCTTGCATATATTGGCGACAGACCTATTGGTTTTTGCATGTATTACGACAGTTTCTTCGAAAAGGAATACATACTTTCACACTATGGGCTTGAAGTGGATAAGCCGGGACAAGTCTTCGAAATAGGGTATCTTATCGGAGAGGAGAAGTTCCTTAATAAGGGTTATGGCAAAAGGATGATAGTTCTTATTGAGGAACTGATCAAAGCGGAAGGAGGCATGCTGATACTAGCGGATCCATCCGAAGAAAACGGTGCATCCGTCAGAGTCCTCCTTGCTGCAGGTTTTCAAAAATACAAGGATGAAGACTACAGGAAATACATGATTACTTAA
- a CDS encoding class I SAM-dependent methyltransferase, protein MSTEQNTIHEFDFNLICEYFSMFERQGPGSPEATLKALSFVEGLTADSSAADLGCGTGGQTMTLAGQLPCRITGLDLFPGFIERFKQNSVRLGFQDRVKGIVGSFADPLPFEKESLDLIWSEGAIYHIGFRKGIETWRPYLKTGGYIALTEASWLTNNRPDEIRNFWMEAYNEIDTIPTKIKQIQDAGYLPVASFVLPDYCWIENFYLPQLQVQEEFLKKYPGNSTVERFIEMERHEQDLFMKYREYYGYVFYIGRKL, encoded by the coding sequence ATGAGTACAGAACAAAATACAATCCACGAGTTCGACTTCAACCTTATCTGCGAATACTTCTCAATGTTTGAGCGTCAGGGTCCCGGCAGTCCGGAAGCAACTCTCAAGGCTCTTAGTTTTGTCGAAGGACTAACTGCAGACTCCTCTGCAGCCGATTTAGGCTGTGGCACAGGAGGACAGACTATGACCCTTGCCGGCCAGCTGCCATGCAGGATTACAGGACTGGATCTATTCCCTGGTTTCATTGAGCGATTTAAACAGAACTCAGTCCGTCTTGGATTCCAGGACAGAGTAAAGGGGATAGTCGGGTCTTTTGCCGACCCTCTGCCATTTGAAAAGGAAAGTCTTGACCTTATATGGTCGGAGGGAGCAATCTACCACATAGGTTTCCGCAAAGGTATTGAAACATGGCGACCCTACCTCAAAACGGGAGGCTATATAGCCCTGACCGAGGCATCATGGCTCACCAATAACCGACCAGATGAGATCCGGAATTTCTGGATGGAGGCCTATAATGAGATTGACACCATCCCGACTAAGATTAAACAGATTCAGGATGCAGGTTATCTACCCGTGGCTTCCTTTGTCCTTCCAGACTACTGCTGGATTGAAAACTTCTATCTACCCCAGCTACAGGTCCAGGAAGAGTTCCTAAAAAAGTATCCGGGAAACAGCACTGTGGAAAGATTCATCGAGATGGAAAGGCATGAACAGGACCTATTTATGAAGTATAGAGAGTACTACGGTTACGTCTTTTATATCGGAAGAAAGCTTTAA
- a CDS encoding GNAT family N-acetyltransferase → MTLNNYEIREIQASELPCLEELVYEAIFNPDPSNPYPHETIYEPNVIIYWDKWGSGKMDRCLVALEGDKVIGAVWCRLLNGNPKGYGYVNDGSPELTIALYPEYRGQGIGTMLLRKLVQQATLDGFKGLSISVTKGNPALKLYAREGFSIVDDNEYDFILYKSLQS, encoded by the coding sequence ATGACTCTCAACAATTATGAAATAAGAGAAATTCAGGCAAGCGAACTGCCCTGTCTTGAGGAGCTGGTTTACGAGGCTATTTTCAATCCGGATCCCTCCAATCCTTATCCTCATGAAACAATTTATGAACCTAATGTTATAATCTATTGGGATAAATGGGGATCAGGAAAAATGGACAGATGTCTTGTTGCATTGGAAGGGGACAAGGTTATTGGTGCAGTTTGGTGCCGACTGTTAAATGGCAACCCCAAAGGTTATGGATATGTAAACGATGGGTCACCTGAGCTTACTATAGCTCTTTATCCGGAGTACAGAGGACAAGGCATAGGGACTATGTTGTTAAGAAAGCTGGTGCAGCAGGCTACCCTCGATGGTTTTAAAGGGCTGTCAATTAGCGTTACCAAGGGAAACCCTGCTCTTAAACTCTACGCGCGGGAAGGATTCTCCATTGTTGATGATAACGAATATGACTTTATCCTTTACAAATCCCTTCAAAGCTGA
- the leuS gene encoding leucine--tRNA ligase, with the protein MDYDFRKIEKKWQQNWIENKTYKVDIDLSRPKFYVLDMFPYPSGAGLHVGHPLGYIASDIYSRYKRLNGFNVLHPMGYDAYGLPAEQYAIQTGQHPAVTTEQNIKRYREQLDKIGFSYDWDRQVRTCEPEYYHWTQWAFKKMFEHYYDNDADKALPISQLVERFEKQGTVGLNAAQTKELSFSAQEWNNMSTNEQQEVLLNYRLAYLADTVVNWCPALGTVLANDEVKDGFSVRGGHPVEQKLMRQWLLRITAYSERLLKGLDTVDWTDSLKEIQRNWIGRSEGAEVLFPVKDSELKLNIFTTRPDTIFGVTFMVLAPESELVPLLTSAEQKQAVEDYLELVKKRTERERQAEVRKVTGVFTGSYAINPLSNEVIPIWISDYVLAGYGTGAIMAVPAHDSRDFAFARTFGLPIPQVVVLPGQEASDTSTWTDSFDSKEGTMINSGFLNGLSVAQAIEKIKKHIEDNGLGRVKVNYRLRDAIFSRQRYWGEPFPVYFKDNMPYVLNEDELPLELPEIDKYLPTEKGEPPLARAKNWKTKEGYPLEVNTMPGFAGSSAYYLRYMDPRNRKALVSKEANEYWQDVDLYIGGTEHATGHLLYSRFWNKFLYDLGYVCKDEPFKKLVNQGMIQGRSNFVYRIKGTNTFVSYNLKDKYDTMEIHVDVNMVRNDILDIQAFKAWNPEYANAEFILEDDKYVCGWAIEKMSKSMFNVVNPDTIVEEYGADTLRLYEMFLGPLEQSKPWDTNGIDGVHKLLRKVWKLFFDRDGKLIVTDEKATADELKVLHRTIRKISEDIERFSFNTAVSAFMICVNDLTALKCNKREILEPLTILLAPFAPHICEEIWHALGHNQTVCDAPWPQFNADYLVESTVVYPVSFNGKVRFKLEAPASLNPADVEKLVLKEEQTQKWTEGKEVKKVIVVPGKIINIVVA; encoded by the coding sequence ATGGATTACGATTTCAGAAAAATTGAGAAAAAGTGGCAACAGAATTGGATTGAAAACAAGACTTATAAAGTTGACATTGATCTATCAAGGCCTAAGTTTTACGTCCTTGATATGTTTCCTTATCCCTCAGGTGCTGGCCTGCACGTTGGACACCCACTGGGATATATAGCATCAGACATTTACAGCCGCTATAAGAGACTTAACGGGTTCAACGTACTGCACCCAATGGGCTACGATGCCTATGGTCTGCCAGCTGAGCAGTATGCTATCCAGACTGGACAACATCCTGCAGTAACAACCGAACAAAATATCAAAAGATATCGCGAACAGCTTGACAAAATAGGCTTCTCATACGACTGGGACCGTCAGGTCAGGACCTGTGAACCCGAATACTATCACTGGACTCAATGGGCCTTCAAGAAGATGTTCGAGCATTACTACGACAATGACGCCGATAAGGCTCTTCCGATAAGCCAACTTGTAGAAAGGTTTGAAAAACAGGGTACAGTTGGCTTGAATGCTGCTCAGACCAAAGAACTCAGCTTTAGTGCTCAAGAGTGGAATAACATGTCAACCAATGAGCAGCAGGAAGTGCTACTCAACTACCGCCTAGCATACCTGGCTGATACTGTAGTAAACTGGTGTCCGGCTCTGGGTACTGTACTTGCCAATGATGAGGTAAAGGATGGGTTCAGTGTCCGCGGAGGACATCCGGTTGAGCAAAAACTAATGCGTCAGTGGCTGCTTCGAATTACAGCATACTCAGAAAGACTGCTTAAAGGCCTCGATACTGTCGACTGGACTGACTCCCTCAAGGAAATTCAGCGTAACTGGATCGGTCGTTCAGAAGGTGCTGAGGTATTGTTTCCGGTCAAGGACTCAGAGCTGAAGCTCAATATATTTACCACACGTCCCGACACTATCTTCGGAGTAACCTTTATGGTACTGGCTCCTGAAAGTGAGTTGGTACCCCTTCTTACATCTGCCGAACAAAAACAGGCAGTTGAAGACTACCTCGAACTGGTTAAGAAGCGTACCGAGCGTGAACGTCAGGCTGAAGTCAGAAAAGTAACCGGTGTCTTTACCGGCTCCTACGCCATCAACCCCCTTAGCAACGAGGTGATACCTATTTGGATAAGTGACTATGTATTGGCAGGCTATGGTACTGGTGCCATTATGGCAGTACCTGCCCACGACAGCCGTGACTTTGCCTTTGCAAGGACCTTTGGTCTCCCCATACCCCAGGTAGTAGTGCTTCCCGGACAAGAAGCTTCCGACACTTCAACATGGACCGACTCCTTTGACTCAAAGGAAGGTACCATGATCAATTCGGGCTTCCTCAACGGTTTGTCGGTTGCCCAGGCTATTGAAAAAATAAAGAAACATATAGAAGACAATGGCCTTGGAAGGGTCAAGGTCAACTACCGCCTGCGTGATGCAATCTTCAGCAGACAACGTTACTGGGGTGAGCCCTTCCCTGTGTACTTCAAGGATAATATGCCTTATGTACTTAATGAGGATGAATTGCCTCTGGAACTTCCGGAAATTGATAAGTATCTTCCTACTGAAAAGGGAGAACCGCCACTTGCAAGGGCAAAAAACTGGAAGACTAAGGAAGGATATCCTCTTGAAGTCAACACAATGCCTGGATTTGCGGGATCTTCAGCATACTATCTGCGCTATATGGATCCACGTAACAGAAAAGCACTGGTCAGCAAGGAAGCTAACGAGTACTGGCAGGATGTAGACCTCTATATCGGAGGAACTGAACATGCTACAGGTCACCTTCTCTATTCAAGATTCTGGAACAAGTTCCTCTATGATCTTGGCTATGTATGCAAGGATGAACCATTCAAAAAACTGGTCAATCAGGGAATGATACAAGGCAGGTCCAATTTTGTTTATCGCATAAAAGGAACAAACACCTTTGTGTCTTACAATCTGAAAGACAAGTATGATACAATGGAAATACACGTTGACGTCAACATGGTTCGCAATGACATCCTTGACATCCAGGCTTTCAAAGCCTGGAATCCTGAATATGCCAATGCCGAGTTCATACTCGAGGATGACAAATACGTGTGCGGATGGGCAATTGAAAAAATGTCCAAGTCTATGTTCAACGTGGTCAACCCAGATACCATTGTAGAGGAGTATGGAGCTGACACATTGCGTTTGTATGAGATGTTTCTGGGTCCTCTTGAACAATCAAAGCCATGGGACACCAATGGTATAGACGGTGTACATAAATTACTGCGCAAGGTGTGGAAACTTTTCTTTGACAGAGATGGCAAACTGATTGTGACAGATGAAAAAGCTACCGCTGATGAGTTAAAGGTATTGCACCGCACAATCAGAAAGATATCTGAAGACATTGAAAGATTCTCATTCAATACGGCCGTAAGTGCCTTTATGATTTGTGTCAATGATCTTACAGCACTCAAGTGCAACAAGAGGGAAATACTTGAACCACTTACAATTCTGTTAGCACCTTTTGCTCCCCATATATGTGAAGAAATATGGCATGCCCTGGGTCACAATCAGACAGTCTGTGATGCGCCATGGCCACAATTTAATGCTGATTATCTGGTTGAGAGTACTGTAGTTTATCCTGTATCATTCAATGGAAAGGTGCGCTTTAAGCTGGAAGCTCCAGCAAGCCTTAACCCGGCTGATGTTGAAAAACTTGTGCTGAAGGAAGAGCAGACTCAGAAATGGACTGAGGGCAAAGAGGTGAAAAAAGTGATAGTTGTACCGGGTAAAATAATAAACATAGTAGTAGCCTGA
- a CDS encoding YitT family protein: protein MKFKAFGNGLLSYIFLTIGLGISALGWAGFIIPSKIIAGGLTGIATVLHFLTGFDIGLMTLIMNTILIVTSMKVIGASFGVKSIYSVAVFSLFLSIITHLVSEPLITDRIMATVTGGVLAGTGAGIVFLNGGSTGGSDIIALMINKYKNISLGRLLLYIDSVVIGSSFILFRSLETMIFGFVTMAILAYTVDLIISGTKQTVQFFIFSDHYEEIKHQVINVAKRGITVIPAEGGYSGKEVKVLMVIARKSESQAILNIIKEADPRAFITMGNVMGVFGQGFDSIKV, encoded by the coding sequence ATGAAATTTAAAGCATTTGGTAATGGGTTGTTATCCTACATATTCCTTACCATAGGACTTGGGATTAGTGCTTTGGGATGGGCCGGCTTTATTATCCCGTCAAAGATTATTGCAGGTGGCTTGACTGGCATAGCAACAGTCCTGCACTTCCTGACTGGCTTCGATATTGGTCTTATGACTCTTATAATGAATACCATCCTGATTGTAACTTCAATGAAGGTTATCGGAGCTTCGTTTGGGGTAAAAAGTATTTACTCGGTAGCAGTCTTTTCATTATTTCTGTCCATTATTACACATCTGGTTTCAGAACCTCTGATTACTGACAGGATTATGGCAACAGTAACAGGTGGGGTACTTGCCGGTACAGGTGCAGGAATAGTATTCCTTAATGGAGGTAGCACAGGGGGCTCTGACATCATAGCCCTAATGATCAACAAATACAAGAATATATCCCTCGGTCGCTTACTGCTTTATATTGATTCAGTAGTAATCGGATCATCATTTATTCTGTTCAGGTCTCTTGAAACCATGATCTTTGGTTTCGTTACAATGGCAATTCTGGCCTATACGGTTGACCTTATCATAAGCGGTACAAAACAGACTGTCCAGTTCTTTATCTTCTCTGATCATTATGAAGAAATTAAGCATCAGGTGATAAATGTTGCAAAGCGAGGTATTACAGTGATACCTGCCGAAGGAGGTTATTCAGGTAAAGAGGTTAAAGTGCTGATGGTCATTGCACGTAAAAGTGAGTCTCAGGCTATCCTAAATATAATCAAGGAAGCAGATCCCAGAGCATTTATAACTATGGGCAATGTAATGGGTGTATTTGGACAGGGTTTTGACAGCATAAAAGTATGA
- a CDS encoding M23 family metallopeptidase — protein MKKLHIIISILVLTIIAVVIYIYQWRAKNDVEQDLIIAEEPAPPPPPQLLYGLPKDSFSIENYKVSRNQNLASILLPIKVDNQIVNLLAEKSKPIFDVRKIRTGNSYSVFYSRDSLMTPMWFVYEIDNTDYLVMQLTDTFHVYRDIKPVETIRKVGSGIISSSLWNTVKDNNLSPMLAFELSEIFAWTVDFFGIEKGDNFVAIYDEQYVDSVSIGVSTVHAAIFNHKGRDYYAFKYPNDSVTNGFFDEEGNSLRKAFLKAPLKFSRISSRFSHSRFHPVLKINRPHHGVDYAAPAGTPVYAIGDGTIIQKGWDAKGGGNYLKIRHNSVYTSVYMHLQGFAKGISKGDRVAQGQLIGYVGSTGLSTGPHLDFRMYRNDSPIDPLKVEAPPVEPVPGEDMPHYLEFISQFKNRLDEQKNRLAKGEQDITQVNGGSLSGSAHTQEHVSSMPGSQGYHQD, from the coding sequence ATGAAGAAGCTACACATAATAATCTCGATTCTTGTTCTGACTATCATTGCAGTTGTCATATATATATATCAATGGCGTGCTAAAAATGACGTTGAGCAGGATCTCATAATTGCAGAGGAACCGGCTCCTCCCCCTCCACCACAGCTTCTTTACGGACTACCAAAAGATTCCTTCAGCATAGAGAACTATAAAGTAAGCCGCAATCAGAATCTTGCTTCCATACTGCTTCCAATAAAGGTTGACAACCAGATTGTCAACCTCTTGGCTGAGAAAAGCAAGCCCATTTTTGATGTTAGAAAGATACGTACTGGTAACAGTTATTCTGTTTTTTACAGCAGAGACTCCCTAATGACTCCCATGTGGTTTGTCTATGAAATAGACAATACCGACTACCTCGTGATGCAGCTTACAGATACATTCCATGTATATCGTGACATAAAGCCGGTTGAGACTATAAGAAAGGTTGGCTCAGGAATTATTAGCTCATCCTTGTGGAATACAGTAAAGGATAATAATCTGAGTCCAATGCTTGCATTCGAATTATCAGAGATCTTTGCGTGGACTGTTGATTTCTTTGGTATCGAAAAAGGAGACAACTTTGTAGCTATCTATGACGAACAATATGTAGACAGTGTTTCAATAGGCGTTTCTACTGTCCATGCTGCCATTTTCAATCACAAAGGACGTGATTATTACGCATTTAAATATCCGAACGACAGTGTAACAAACGGATTCTTTGATGAAGAAGGCAATAGTCTTCGAAAAGCATTCTTAAAGGCACCTCTAAAATTCTCACGTATTAGTTCACGCTTCAGCCACAGCCGTTTTCATCCCGTACTTAAGATCAATCGACCTCATCATGGGGTTGATTATGCCGCACCTGCAGGAACTCCCGTTTATGCAATTGGTGATGGAACCATTATCCAAAAAGGATGGGATGCAAAAGGAGGAGGTAACTATCTCAAAATACGACACAATAGCGTATATACTTCCGTATATATGCATCTGCAGGGCTTTGCCAAGGGAATATCAAAAGGTGACAGGGTAGCTCAGGGTCAACTTATTGGTTATGTAGGAAGCACAGGCCTGTCAACAGGTCCGCATCTTGACTTCCGTATGTACAGAAACGACTCTCCAATAGATCCTTTAAAGGTTGAAGCTCCTCCGGTAGAACCTGTTCCAGGTGAAGATATGCCACACTATCTGGAATTCATCAGCCAGTTCAAAAATCGACTTGATGAGCAGAAAAACCGGCTTGCAAAAGGAGAACAGGATATTACTCAAGTAAACGGAGGATCACTTTCGGGAAGTGCTCATACTCAAGAGCATGTATCTTCAATGCCAGGGTCTCAGGGGTATCATCAGGACTAA